The genomic region AAAATTGATTCTTTAAATGTTTCTCATGCACTCGCCGTTGCCTTATCACATTTAATAGGATAATGAACAGGAGAAGTAGTCTTTTAGTTTTCCCAGTCCCAAAAAAAATCTTTGTTTGTCATTTCCGGTTCTACATTTTTTGGAGATGGAGTTTCATTCACTGAATTCTCTTCTAAATCTTTTTTAGCAGATTCCAAATCCAAGGTCTCTTTTAGCCAATACTCTTCCGTTCCGAAATGAGGGAATAGTGACGGAAACGATGGATCTTTCCATCGTTTCGCAATCCAAGCAGCATAATGAACATATCTGACAATACGAAGTGGTTCTACCAACTGTAGCCAGTTTTCATCAAAGTCAGCAAACATAGTGTAACCTTTTAAAAACTGAAACAAATCATCCTTCCGATTTTCTTCACCTAACGGTAACAACATCCAAAAATCCTGAACAATGGGGCCTGTTAGAAAATCATCAAAATCTAAAATACTATATCCATCTTGCGAAATGAGTAAATTTCCTTTATGACAATCTCCATGAATTCTTTGGAATGGAATTTGGTATTCTTTCACAAGAGATTCAAAAATTTCAAAAGAACGAAGTGCAGTGACTTTATACCGCTCTGCCAAACTTTGATTAGGTATTAGATTATTTTCTAATATGAAATTTAAAGATTTTAATCCATAAGAAGGAATATCCAACACAGGTCTATGTTTGGAATCTGATTGTTTTCCAATGGAATGAATCCTTCCAAGTAAGGCGCCTACTCTTTCTAAATTGGAACCAGTTATTTCTTCCACAATCCTCCCATTACGTAAGGGCCAAATTGCGAAATAAATTCCCAACCATTCGAATAAAGTCTTCCCCTTGATGGATATGGGCGTTAAGACAGGAATTTCACCTAACGTTAGCTCTTGTAAAAATTCATGTTCTTCTAAAATTTCAAACTGGCTCCATTTACCAGGACGATAAAATTTAACAACAATTCTTCCGGAATTTGATGTTTCAATATCGTAAACACGATTTTCTACGCTATTTAATGGATAAAATCGACCTGTGGGCTCGTAACCCAAAGATTCAATCGCGTTGAGTATCGAATCAGGCGTTAGCTGGTAAAAAGAATGATTGATGTCCAATTTAATAATTTAACTTATGATCCGATTGCGGCCAGACGACTTTGCTTCATATAAAAGTTTATCTGCCGTTCTGAGAAGTTCAAGTGGAGTTTCAATTTGGCTGATATCCCCACCGGCAATACCACCACTAAACGAAATTTTGAAAATTTGTCCAGACTCTGAATTTAATTCCAAACCCGAAATCGTTTCCCTAATTTTATCTAGAACTCGTGTTGCATCTACAAGCCCAGTCTCGGGAAACACAATCACAAATTCCTCACCACCAAATCTAGAAATGATATCCGACTTACGGAGAGATGATTTTAATTCAGAAGCAATTCTTTTTAAAACAATATCTCCTGTTTCATGTCCATAGGTATCATTGATTTTCTTAAAAAAATCAATGTCTATCATTGCGAGAGAGAGGTTGTGTTTATGTCTTTTGCATCTTTGAAATTCTTGGTCTATACGATCTTCCATATAGCGACGGTTATACAAACCTGTCATTACATCTCGGATAGCAGTCTCTCGTAATTGATCGTGCAAAGATTTCATTCGCAAGGCACTAAAGATTCTTGCCAAAAGTTCGATTTCCTTCGCAGGTTTTGTAATGTAATCGGTAGCACCTGCTTCAATCGCAAGTTTGAGATTTTCAGGTTCCGTATGGCCTGTCACCATAA from Leptospira noumeaensis harbors:
- a CDS encoding serine/threonine protein kinase; amino-acid sequence: MDINHSFYQLTPDSILNAIESLGYEPTGRFYPLNSVENRVYDIETSNSGRIVVKFYRPGKWSQFEILEEHEFLQELTLGEIPVLTPISIKGKTLFEWLGIYFAIWPLRNGRIVEEITGSNLERVGALLGRIHSIGKQSDSKHRPVLDIPSYGLKSLNFILENNLIPNQSLAERYKVTALRSFEIFESLVKEYQIPFQRIHGDCHKGNLLISQDGYSILDFDDFLTGPIVQDFWMLLPLGEENRKDDLFQFLKGYTMFADFDENWLQLVEPLRIVRYVHYAAWIAKRWKDPSFPSLFPHFGTEEYWLKETLDLESAKKDLEENSVNETPSPKNVEPEMTNKDFFWDWEN
- the dgcR gene encoding diguanylate cyclase DgcR, producing MEKEGKKILIIEDSELQRKLLNRWITNHGYIPLEAVNLSDAREIIIKDQIDVVLLDWELPDGSGIELISEIFSSSPVGWLPVIMVTGHTEPENLKLAIEAGATDYITKPAKEIELLARIFSALRMKSLHDQLRETAIRDVMTGLYNRRYMEDRIDQEFQRCKRHKHNLSLAMIDIDFFKKINDTYGHETGDIVLKRIASELKSSLRKSDIISRFGGEEFVIVFPETGLVDATRVLDKIRETISGLELNSESGQIFKISFSGGIAGGDISQIETPLELLRTADKLLYEAKSSGRNRIIS